A region of Allocoleopsis franciscana PCC 7113 DNA encodes the following proteins:
- a CDS encoding extracellular solute-binding protein, translating into MKRRSFLVSASALALGQLVSGCTREQPQSLNVQLLKGSIPARILNEFRQELQLPAQLNFDPANQLKDLFKRLQTWKQLAEKKDDRQGFSLPFVGKKTPKLADLVTLGDYWLESAIGQGLIKPLEVQELEGWKNLPSRWQEIVTRNQQGLLAKNGQVWGAPYRWGTTVIVYRRDKFEELGWTPKDWSDLWRPELRDRISLLDQPREVIGLTLKKLGFSYNHKNLSQVPNLKEELLKLHQQVKYYSSNQYLEPLLLGDTWLALGWSTDVLSVQSGYRQIDSIVPLSGTALWADVWVQPAPIAARSNTVKTSASSTPQQDSSVNMPLTKQWIEFCWKPLPAQQISVLSHAASPMFADVEPTKLPKTLRENRLLVPDSKVLKKCEFLEPLPQEISQDYEKLWTEIRNVRHS; encoded by the coding sequence ATGAAGCGACGCTCTTTTTTAGTAAGTGCCAGTGCTCTAGCGCTGGGTCAACTGGTGTCTGGGTGTACTCGTGAGCAACCCCAGTCTTTGAACGTGCAGTTGTTGAAAGGTTCAATTCCAGCTCGGATACTGAATGAATTTCGTCAGGAATTACAGCTACCTGCTCAGCTTAATTTTGACCCAGCCAATCAGTTAAAAGATTTATTTAAACGACTGCAAACCTGGAAGCAGCTAGCTGAAAAAAAGGACGATAGGCAAGGATTTTCCTTACCGTTCGTTGGCAAAAAAACGCCAAAACTTGCGGATTTGGTCACCTTGGGGGATTATTGGCTAGAATCAGCCATTGGGCAAGGACTGATTAAACCTCTAGAAGTACAAGAGTTAGAGGGATGGAAGAATCTACCGTCTCGTTGGCAGGAGATTGTCACGCGCAATCAGCAAGGGCTACTCGCTAAGAATGGTCAAGTGTGGGGCGCACCCTACCGTTGGGGTACCACGGTTATTGTCTATCGCCGCGACAAGTTTGAAGAGTTGGGCTGGACACCGAAGGATTGGAGCGATTTGTGGCGTCCGGAATTACGCGATCGCATTTCTCTTTTAGATCAGCCTCGCGAAGTGATTGGTCTGACCTTGAAAAAATTGGGGTTTTCCTACAATCACAAAAATTTGAGTCAGGTACCTAACCTCAAGGAAGAACTGCTGAAGCTGCATCAACAGGTTAAATATTATAGTTCTAACCAATATTTAGAACCCTTGCTTTTAGGAGATACTTGGTTAGCGTTGGGTTGGTCTACGGATGTATTATCAGTGCAATCGGGTTATCGCCAAATTGACAGTATCGTGCCCTTATCGGGAACAGCGCTTTGGGCAGATGTCTGGGTGCAACCAGCCCCCATAGCTGCTAGATCCAATACTGTAAAGACATCGGCTTCTTCAACACCACAACAAGATTCCAGCGTCAACATGCCTTTAACAAAGCAATGGATTGAGTTTTGCTGGAAGCCCCTGCCAGCCCAGCAAATTTCTGTCTTGAGCCATGCCGCCTCGCCCATGTTTGCCGATGTCGAGCCGACTAAGTTACCGAAAACTCTTCGAGAAAACCGCTTACTTGTACCGGATAGTAAAGTTCTGAAAAAATGTGAATTTCTTGAACCTTTGCCACAGGAAATATCTCAAGACTATGAAAAACTGTGGACAGAAATCCGTAATGTTAGGCATAGTTAG
- a CDS encoding globin family protein, with amino-acid sequence MPAKDFLNSVQKKQLQQTLRDSEQPHLREGCLILLLINDGKTAREITDLLGCSFRTVAYWQFNGFPENLESLPDEQELEYRPDQQEPEYLAHQRERRNSHKALEDFIPLSDIKVLEVSFALIQPQATEFASKFYKNLFTDYPQLQPLFAYTHIEVQEKKLITALVLVINNLRKLTYLKNILKDLGTRHVRYGTIQEHYPMVGGTLLKTLESFLGKEWTPEVKRAWTHGYKAIANLMQEEH; translated from the coding sequence ATGCCTGCCAAAGATTTCCTCAATTCAGTGCAAAAAAAGCAGTTACAGCAAACTTTACGAGACAGTGAGCAACCGCATTTAAGAGAAGGATGCTTGATTCTGCTGTTAATAAATGATGGAAAGACGGCTAGAGAAATTACTGACTTACTTGGTTGTTCCTTCCGCACCGTAGCTTATTGGCAATTCAATGGTTTTCCAGAGAATTTAGAGTCCCTACCAGACGAACAAGAACTGGAGTACCGACCAGATCAGCAAGAACCGGAGTACCTAGCACATCAAAGAGAACGAAGGAACTCTCACAAAGCCCTAGAAGACTTTATCCCGTTATCAGACATAAAAGTTTTAGAAGTCAGTTTTGCTCTAATCCAACCTCAGGCGACAGAGTTTGCCTCGAAGTTCTATAAGAACCTGTTTACTGACTATCCCCAGCTTCAGCCCTTATTTGCCTACACTCACATAGAGGTTCAAGAGAAGAAGTTAATCACGGCTTTGGTGTTGGTGATCAATAATCTACGTAAACTCACTTACTTGAAGAACATACTAAAAGACTTGGGAACCAGACATGTAAGGTATGGCACTATTCAGGAACATTATCCGATGGTGGGTGGAACGCTCCTTAAAACTCTTGAGTCTTTTTTAGGAAAGGAATGGACACCAGAGGTTAAGCGGGCATGGACGCATGGATATAAAGCTATCGCTAACCTGATGCAAGAAGAGCACTAG
- a CDS encoding bis(5'-nucleosyl)-tetraphosphatase, which yields MRQVKSCGFIVMRTQPQLSFLLLMKHSSRYDLPKGHIEVGENELSCAFRELYEETGIAASSLHLDQTFRFTTIYQTSEQRFGLQEIAEKTLVIFLGWLKQDVKLQLSEHDAYIWVDWKPPHAIQKKTIDPLLAELEQHFHKNEIRF from the coding sequence ATGCGACAGGTCAAATCATGCGGCTTCATCGTGATGCGGACTCAACCCCAATTAAGTTTCTTATTGCTGATGAAGCATTCCTCTCGCTACGACTTACCCAAAGGTCATATTGAAGTGGGTGAAAATGAGTTAAGCTGTGCCTTTCGTGAACTCTATGAGGAGACTGGAATTGCAGCGAGTAGTTTACATTTAGATCAAACATTTCGTTTTACCACTATTTATCAAACTTCTGAGCAGCGGTTTGGGCTACAAGAAATTGCAGAAAAAACATTGGTAATTTTTTTGGGATGGTTGAAACAAGACGTTAAGTTACAACTCAGTGAGCATGATGCTTATATTTGGGTGGACTGGAAGCCACCTCATGCTATTCAGAAAAAAACAATTGACCCTTTGTTGGCAGAATTGGAACAACATTTTCACAAAAATGAAATCAGGTTTTAA
- a CDS encoding PAS domain-containing protein yields the protein MVAKKASCRVLDANQSEPVDIGNKRVYDRALAATSCGIVISDARCFDNPIIYCNPAFLKITGYSQEEVIGRNCRFLQGHDTDPIAVEQIRQSIRTGQEVRVVLKNYRKDGTLFWNDLTISPVRDSSGKVTHFIGVQTDITERKQAEETQQLMQFSIDRAADAVFYIRPDGTLFYVNETASKALKYSREELLRLSIQDIDPNFSLSVWQSHWQQVREGGSFSIETQHRAKDGQVFPVEVTFNYLRFNNQEYNCAFARDISEAYRQAQASKQAQKALQRSNALLKAQQESDPNGVLVTDETGATLSYNQRFCEMWQIPEGMRQLGEHKIIFNWLLPLIQEPQRVFSQMEYLEENPSLISREEIHLTNGRVFDCYSAPARSPEGESYGRIWSFQDITEQKQTETRLRQQAERERLVSGINQRIRQSLNLDEVLNTAVEEVRQFLACDRTLICRFNLDWSGTIVVESVGEEWTPASAINIQDTCFQESKAHLYQKGRIRAINDIYNTDLSPCHIQLLERFQVRANLVVPILQGDKLWGLLIAHQCSKTRDWQDSTIELLRQISVQLSVAIQQAALFKQLAEELAERKAAEAALRRSKQALKTQATELKKALNDLKQAQLQLIQTEKMSGLGQLVAGVAHEINNPVTFISGNITHAEMYAQDLLELVELYTENYPQPVPAIAKQIEVIDFDFLKKDFPKLLKSMEIGAYRIRQIVLSLKNFSRVDEAERKLVDIHEGIENTLLILQHRLKPEAGNIQLVKEYGNLPFVECYPGQLNQVFMNLLNNAIDALEKSVPVVTTEHHTTQATTPSQPKTKIIKISTEVADCSPSQTSNSDEIGTPQNVIIRIADNGSGIPKDVKKRIFDPFFTTKPVGEGTGLGLSISYQIIVEKHGGQLECLSVPGEGTEFIVQIPLAPSKIKTLQTTTLPSGEG from the coding sequence ATGGTCGCCAAGAAAGCTAGTTGTAGGGTCTTAGACGCCAATCAATCAGAACCAGTGGATATAGGCAACAAGAGGGTATATGACCGTGCGCTAGCTGCCACAAGCTGTGGCATCGTGATTAGTGATGCTCGCTGTTTCGACAATCCTATAATATATTGCAATCCGGCTTTCCTGAAAATCACAGGCTATTCCCAAGAGGAAGTGATAGGACGGAATTGTCGGTTTTTGCAAGGCCATGATACTGATCCAATTGCTGTTGAGCAAATTCGCCAATCGATCCGGACAGGGCAAGAAGTCAGAGTTGTCTTAAAAAATTATCGCAAAGATGGCACACTGTTCTGGAACGATCTAACGATTTCGCCAGTAAGAGATAGCTCAGGCAAGGTAACGCACTTTATTGGCGTTCAAACCGATATCACTGAGCGCAAGCAGGCGGAAGAAACCCAACAATTAATGCAGTTTTCGATTGATCGCGCTGCCGATGCTGTCTTCTATATTCGACCGGATGGGACATTATTCTATGTTAACGAGACTGCAAGTAAAGCGCTGAAATATTCCCGTGAAGAACTGCTGAGGTTAAGTATCCAGGACATTGACCCCAATTTTTCCCTCTCCGTCTGGCAGTCACATTGGCAACAGGTAAGGGAAGGTGGCTCTTTCTCAATTGAAACTCAGCATCGCGCTAAAGATGGTCAAGTCTTTCCCGTAGAAGTCACATTCAACTATTTAAGATTTAACAATCAGGAGTATAACTGTGCGTTTGCCCGTGACATTAGCGAAGCCTATCGGCAAGCTCAAGCAAGCAAGCAAGCTCAAAAGGCTTTGCAACGCAGTAATGCCTTATTGAAGGCGCAACAAGAATCCGATCCTAATGGTGTTCTGGTAACGGATGAAACAGGAGCAACATTAAGCTACAATCAGCGTTTTTGTGAAATGTGGCAAATCCCTGAGGGGATGCGGCAATTGGGAGAGCACAAAATCATCTTTAACTGGTTGCTGCCCTTAATCCAAGAGCCACAAAGAGTTTTTAGCCAGATGGAATATTTGGAAGAGAATCCCTCCCTAATCAGCCGTGAGGAAATTCATCTGACAAACGGGCGGGTTTTCGATTGTTATTCGGCTCCGGCTCGATCGCCCGAAGGTGAATCTTACGGTAGAATTTGGTCGTTTCAGGACATTACCGAGCAAAAGCAAACGGAAACGAGACTCCGACAGCAAGCCGAAAGAGAGCGGTTAGTCAGCGGGATTAATCAGCGCATCCGTCAGTCGTTGAATCTAGATGAAGTCCTGAACACGGCTGTGGAAGAAGTGCGACAATTTTTAGCTTGCGATCGCACTTTGATTTGTCGCTTTAACCTCGATTGGAGTGGCACAATTGTGGTGGAGTCCGTGGGTGAAGAATGGACGCCAGCTTCAGCCATCAATATTCAGGATACCTGTTTTCAAGAAAGCAAAGCTCATCTCTACCAAAAAGGACGGATTCGAGCGATTAATGATATCTACAATACAGACTTAAGTCCCTGTCATATTCAATTATTAGAGCGATTTCAGGTACGTGCCAACCTCGTGGTTCCTATCCTACAAGGGGATAAACTTTGGGGGTTATTGATTGCTCATCAATGCTCTAAAACACGGGATTGGCAGGACTCGACGATTGAATTACTCAGACAGATTAGTGTACAGTTGAGCGTAGCCATTCAGCAAGCCGCACTCTTCAAGCAGTTAGCCGAAGAATTAGCCGAGCGAAAAGCAGCGGAAGCCGCATTACGACGATCAAAACAAGCTCTGAAAACGCAAGCGACTGAGCTGAAAAAAGCCCTTAACGACCTCAAACAAGCCCAACTCCAACTAATTCAAACCGAAAAAATGTCGGGATTGGGGCAGTTAGTCGCGGGTGTTGCTCATGAAATTAATAATCCAGTGACGTTTATCTCTGGCAATATTACCCATGCAGAAATGTATGCTCAGGATTTGCTGGAATTGGTTGAGCTTTATACCGAAAACTATCCTCAACCGGTACCCGCCATTGCCAAGCAGATAGAGGTGATTGATTTTGATTTCCTCAAAAAGGATTTCCCAAAATTGCTGAAATCAATGGAAATTGGGGCATATCGCATTCGTCAGATTGTCTTGAGTTTAAAAAATTTCTCCCGCGTGGATGAAGCGGAGCGTAAACTCGTAGATATTCATGAGGGAATTGAGAATACCCTATTAATTTTGCAACATCGCTTAAAGCCGGAAGCGGGTAATATTCAGCTAGTGAAGGAGTACGGTAATCTGCCATTTGTAGAGTGTTATCCAGGGCAGCTCAATCAAGTTTTTATGAATCTTTTGAATAATGCGATCGATGCTTTAGAAAAATCGGTTCCAGTCGTTACTACAGAACACCACACAACCCAAGCCACAACTCCCAGCCAGCCCAAAACTAAAATCATTAAAATTTCTACTGAGGTTGCAGACTGTTCCCCCTCCCAAACTTCTAATTCGGATGAAATTGGGACGCCACAAAATGTTATTATTCGGATTGCCGACAATGGTTCTGGCATTCCTAAAGACGTTAAAAAACGAATTTTTGACCCATTTTTCACCACGAAACCGGTGGGAGAGGGGACGGGTTTAGGTTTATCAATTAGCTATCAAATTATTGTCGAAAAACATGGGGGACAACTGGAATGCCTCTCGGTTCCTGGAGAAGGAACAGAGTTTATTGTTCAAATTCCCCTTGCTCCCTCTAAGATTAAAACTCTACAAACCACGACATTGCCTTCGGGTGAAGGGTGA
- a CDS encoding RNA 2'-phosphotransferase — protein sequence MNNSRLVKISKYLSKHLRHTPEQIGIELSPGGWVAVDELLAACKKRSFVINRSELDEVVAKNDKKRFAFDSTGSLIRANQGHSVEVDLQLEPAIPPDILYHGTGHGAVEAILQEGLCKMSRHHVHLSTDITIAEKVGLRHGRPVIFQVNAAAMYEDGYTFYCSENGVWLVDNVPSEYLQLL from the coding sequence ATGAACAATTCTCGCCTAGTCAAAATCAGCAAATATCTGAGTAAACATCTTCGACACACACCTGAACAAATTGGCATCGAACTTTCCCCCGGCGGCTGGGTGGCTGTCGATGAACTTCTGGCTGCCTGTAAAAAGCGTTCCTTTGTCATCAATCGGAGCGAATTGGATGAAGTAGTCGCTAAAAACGACAAAAAACGATTTGCTTTTGATTCTACAGGTAGCTTAATTCGAGCTAATCAAGGTCATAGTGTAGAGGTCGATTTGCAATTAGAGCCAGCAATTCCGCCTGATATTCTGTACCATGGGACGGGTCATGGTGCTGTTGAGGCAATTCTTCAGGAGGGTCTTTGCAAAATGTCGCGGCACCATGTCCATTTATCGACTGATATCACGATAGCTGAAAAGGTAGGATTACGGCACGGTCGTCCCGTTATTTTTCAAGTCAATGCTGCCGCCATGTATGAGGACGGTTATACCTTCTACTGTTCCGAAAATGGAGTTTGGTTAGTGGATAATGTTCCATCTGAGTATCTACAACTGCTCTGA
- a CDS encoding AAA family ATPase, whose product MSSGYFSNEENPTRHNLQSRGLLGAGWRPLSRQFDLDFLLHLASKDPWELTQKTLDFASDIADTLGRNQYAWWANILNIFSENMRYELDEFWDYITPTPPVPDHRYGDVLSVDTPVNQLVSRNSIPIDYVLTRLQEITVFNVLDLLGNPELITQYYMERIFYFPVNRFVNWERLEIIGTAFAYWSQQQVWLQIDHLGRGQRRYTIIAKNITPLINKATYNLAVMLSGYQSRVGQIHSQFPIRTFPVDIQSFTDTVQQAILDQNQLAVLVSGEPGTGKTAWTQAVAKEILMPLGFVIFILDHDAVENFVPPNYLERICIIINEADNLAQNRASTAAQSSNKTEHILSLLDGTLYQSVVDESGIQHRQKLVVLMTCNTTERLDPAILRKGRIDLMSEFTHLYV is encoded by the coding sequence ATGAGTTCAGGCTATTTTAGTAACGAAGAAAATCCTACACGCCATAACCTGCAAAGTCGAGGTTTACTCGGAGCTGGTTGGCGGCCTTTGTCCCGACAATTTGATTTAGATTTTTTATTACATCTTGCCTCTAAAGACCCTTGGGAATTGACTCAAAAAACTCTAGATTTTGCTAGTGATATTGCTGATACGCTCGGTCGTAATCAGTATGCCTGGTGGGCAAATATTTTGAATATTTTTTCGGAGAATATGCGGTATGAACTTGATGAATTTTGGGATTATATCACGCCTACACCGCCAGTCCCCGATCATCGCTATGGAGATGTTTTGAGTGTTGATACGCCTGTTAATCAACTTGTGAGCCGCAACAGTATTCCTATTGATTATGTTCTGACTCGATTACAGGAAATTACGGTCTTTAACGTTCTAGATTTACTGGGTAATCCTGAACTCATCACTCAGTACTATATGGAGCGGATTTTTTATTTTCCGGTGAATCGTTTTGTCAATTGGGAGCGACTGGAAATTATTGGAACGGCTTTCGCTTATTGGTCACAACAACAGGTTTGGTTACAAATTGATCATCTGGGTAGAGGACAACGACGGTATACGATCATTGCCAAAAATATAACACCACTCATTAATAAGGCAACCTACAATTTAGCCGTGATGCTAAGTGGGTATCAAAGCCGTGTGGGGCAAATTCATAGTCAGTTTCCGATTCGGACATTTCCAGTGGATATTCAAAGCTTTACAGATACGGTTCAACAGGCCATTCTTGACCAAAACCAACTGGCTGTTTTAGTGAGTGGGGAACCGGGTACTGGTAAAACGGCATGGACACAAGCCGTGGCTAAAGAAATTCTCATGCCGTTAGGATTTGTCATTTTTATCCTAGATCATGATGCGGTGGAAAATTTTGTTCCACCCAATTACTTGGAGCGGATTTGTATTATTATTAATGAGGCAGATAATTTGGCGCAAAATCGAGCGAGTACAGCGGCACAATCCAGTAATAAAACTGAGCATATTCTAAGTTTGTTGGATGGAACTTTGTATCAGAGTGTGGTTGATGAATCGGGGATTCAGCATCGGCAAAAATTAGTTGTTTTGATGACTTGTAATACCACAGAAAGACTTGATCCAGCGATTTTACGTAAGGGAAGAATTGACCTCATGAGTGAATTTACTCACCTATATGTATAA
- a CDS encoding iron uptake porin codes for MKSCLSFEKTASSALIFATLSCFTANFAPAHAAPPTRPATVSESIESSTQEFSASTDLLKLTQTAELAPATNPQTGLALANPTDEFAITTPTEQAGVEATEPTVNEIAVVTPTHPLLQPDTSLTDLKTARRSTEALGETNLKDLTIKPPLQAQVLPADEASESLSPAIMPLDPLEEVEADASMDQVTNVTQLSDVRPTDWAYEALRSLVERYGCIAGYPDGTFRGNRAMTRYEFAAGLNACLQQIERLVGGGGSNFASKQDLEALRRLTNEFQTELAAIGTRVDNLEGRTARLEDNQFSTTTKLFGQAIFGVQGRSDNSFDFFLNRLEDQGTNINVVDNVQLSLFTQFSPRSLLLTGLAAGNGNNSTTRLDKFVSLGYESGNNNNLELSDLNFRHLLTNKLAVILGPVGVNPVNVFRGVNRVESAGSGPLSRFAQRNPIINIGGNGGGIGFDYQLATRVSLQGVYSANRSNDPFNGGIFGGNEGSTTAGAQLVVSPMDTLDVSLQYLNNYSPSGDLLTGVGDDVLAIQTVNAAGFLRAPMQTNAFGLGVEWRLSPRFTIGGWGGYTTSNFKDGPGSVETVNWMAFMNFPDLLGEGNLAGIYVGQPPKITSSDLPTGRNRPSFVNRGDFSAGEGDQPDTTLHLEGFYRIRVTDNISVTPGVIVILNPNHNDNNDNITIGALRTTFTF; via the coding sequence GTGAAATCCTGTCTGAGCTTTGAAAAGACAGCCTCTTCGGCATTGATATTTGCAACCTTGAGTTGCTTCACCGCCAATTTCGCCCCTGCTCATGCTGCCCCCCCTACCCGCCCAGCAACAGTAAGTGAATCGATTGAATCTTCAACACAGGAATTCTCGGCTTCTACAGATTTATTAAAACTCACACAAACAGCCGAACTCGCACCTGCCACCAACCCGCAAACAGGATTAGCACTAGCAAATCCCACCGATGAGTTCGCAATTACTACTCCGACTGAACAGGCAGGGGTTGAGGCTACAGAACCGACAGTGAACGAAATCGCTGTAGTCACGCCAACCCATCCCCTCTTACAGCCGGACACTTCTCTCACCGACTTAAAGACAGCGCGTCGCTCAACCGAGGCATTGGGCGAAACGAACCTCAAGGATTTAACCATTAAACCGCCACTTCAGGCTCAAGTCCTGCCAGCCGATGAGGCAAGCGAATCCCTGTCTCCAGCGATAATGCCCCTAGACCCGCTAGAGGAAGTTGAGGCCGATGCCTCAATGGATCAGGTTACCAATGTTACTCAATTATCTGACGTGAGACCCACAGATTGGGCGTATGAAGCGCTGAGAAGTTTGGTGGAGCGTTACGGCTGTATCGCGGGTTACCCCGATGGCACATTCCGAGGCAATCGAGCCATGACACGCTATGAATTTGCAGCGGGTCTGAATGCTTGTTTGCAACAAATCGAGCGGCTTGTCGGCGGGGGTGGTTCAAATTTCGCTTCCAAGCAAGATTTAGAAGCTCTGCGCCGTCTCACCAATGAGTTTCAGACCGAACTCGCTGCGATCGGCACGCGAGTGGACAACCTAGAAGGCCGCACAGCGCGTTTAGAAGACAATCAATTTTCTACCACAACTAAGCTTTTTGGTCAAGCCATTTTTGGGGTTCAGGGACGCAGTGACAATAGCTTTGATTTCTTCTTGAACCGATTAGAAGACCAAGGCACGAATATTAACGTCGTTGACAACGTACAGTTGAGTTTGTTTACTCAGTTCAGCCCTCGTAGTTTATTGCTGACTGGACTCGCCGCCGGTAATGGCAACAACAGTACCACCCGTTTAGACAAATTTGTGTCACTGGGTTATGAGAGCGGTAATAATAACAACTTAGAGCTGAGTGACCTCAACTTTCGTCACCTGCTCACGAATAAATTAGCCGTCATCTTGGGTCCGGTGGGGGTTAACCCGGTTAACGTTTTCCGAGGTGTCAATCGTGTAGAAAGTGCTGGTTCTGGCCCCCTTTCTCGCTTTGCCCAGCGTAACCCCATCATCAACATTGGTGGTAATGGTGGTGGCATCGGTTTTGACTACCAACTTGCCACACGTGTCAGCTTACAAGGCGTCTACTCCGCCAACCGCTCTAATGATCCCTTTAACGGCGGCATCTTTGGGGGAAATGAAGGGTCAACGACAGCCGGCGCGCAGTTAGTCGTGTCACCTATGGATACTCTGGATGTTTCTCTGCAATACCTCAACAACTACTCACCCTCTGGGGACTTACTCACGGGTGTTGGGGATGATGTTTTAGCCATACAAACGGTTAATGCCGCAGGATTTCTCAGAGCACCGATGCAAACCAATGCCTTTGGTTTGGGTGTGGAATGGCGCTTGTCACCACGCTTTACCATTGGGGGATGGGGTGGTTACACCACGTCCAACTTCAAAGATGGCCCAGGAAGTGTAGAAACCGTTAACTGGATGGCATTTATGAATTTCCCAGACTTGCTGGGTGAAGGGAACTTGGCTGGCATCTATGTTGGTCAACCCCCCAAGATTACCAGTAGTGACCTGCCAACGGGCAGAAATCGCCCCAGCTTCGTGAATCGGGGTGACTTCTCAGCAGGTGAAGGGGATCAGCCCGATACGACACTTCATTTAGAGGGATTCTATCGCATCCGAGTGACCGATAATATCAGTGTGACACCCGGAGTGATTGTGATTCTCAATCCTAATCACAACGACAACAACGACAACATTACGATTGGTGCGCTCCGCACAACCTTTACCTTCTAG
- a CDS encoding phycobiliprotein lyase: protein MLDFQEFFTACTGLWKTERIYHSLIEGQVERSFTEFRVESLTGDQKQQILSLSSLEGMQFDLAQVESGEIVCPGFAIAFDTLSETGEQVSMSLKALFIPDTYFDGVPEETSAAVPPLPLTAQVPATPEVIKGYYLRDEGYSEPGAVKSRFTYLPSRQTLEMTTYYRRSVAIDQMRLVAPDLRLRTIITYKRPETGEAPTVIDLVGFGVERRQDL, encoded by the coding sequence ATGCTTGATTTTCAGGAATTTTTTACCGCCTGTACGGGTTTATGGAAAACCGAAAGAATTTATCATTCTCTCATAGAAGGCCAAGTTGAACGTTCGTTCACAGAATTTCGGGTGGAATCCTTAACGGGTGACCAAAAACAGCAAATTTTGTCTTTATCCTCCCTGGAAGGGATGCAATTTGACTTGGCGCAAGTTGAGTCCGGTGAGATTGTCTGTCCAGGGTTTGCGATCGCTTTTGATACCCTCTCAGAAACTGGCGAACAGGTGTCGATGAGTCTTAAGGCTCTGTTTATCCCAGATACTTATTTTGATGGAGTCCCAGAAGAAACATCGGCGGCTGTACCACCACTGCCGCTAACGGCTCAAGTTCCCGCAACCCCAGAGGTGATTAAGGGCTATTATCTACGAGATGAGGGTTACTCCGAACCTGGTGCGGTCAAGAGTCGCTTTACCTATCTGCCCAGTCGTCAAACGTTGGAGATGACAACCTACTATCGGCGTTCAGTTGCCATTGATCAAATGCGGCTGGTCGCACCCGATTTACGATTACGCACCATTATCACCTATAAGCGTCCGGAAACAGGCGAGGCACCCACAGTTATTGACCTTGTGGGCTTTGGTGTTGAACGGCGGCAGGATTTGTAG
- a CDS encoding DUF3050 domain-containing protein produces MVDQYARLIEGISPLRNSLINHPVYTQLCDLKSLQIFMESHCFAVWDFMCLVKTLQARLTCVTTPWLPPSDIFSARLINDIVLAEETDEVAPGYFISHFDLYVAGMKEVSANVIPIQNFIRQLREGKSVQVALNNVATLTTTKAFVLNTIKATHKTTHEVAATFLLGREDVIPSMFRRILQSLGDSSIDCQQLSLYLERHTHLDEDVHGPMGEQLLRNLCGDDDEKWKQSTFAAQQALLARISLWDGLVLQLRQGRHSTPTLTRKPMTFVSNLPEGKNWWQGTSAQGSINIPDSIHTW; encoded by the coding sequence ATGGTAGATCAGTACGCACGGTTAATCGAGGGTATTTCTCCTCTCCGCAATTCCCTAATCAACCATCCAGTTTATACCCAACTATGCGATCTGAAATCTCTGCAAATTTTCATGGAATCTCATTGCTTTGCAGTGTGGGATTTTATGTGCTTGGTGAAAACGCTTCAAGCTAGGCTGACCTGTGTAACTACACCTTGGCTACCACCTTCAGACATTTTTTCAGCTCGACTCATTAACGATATCGTTTTAGCTGAAGAAACGGATGAAGTTGCCCCTGGTTATTTTATTAGTCACTTTGACCTTTATGTCGCTGGAATGAAGGAGGTTAGTGCTAACGTCATTCCGATTCAGAACTTTATTCGCCAGCTTCGCGAAGGAAAATCTGTACAAGTTGCCCTGAATAACGTTGCAACTCTAACTACAACTAAAGCATTTGTTCTCAATACAATAAAAGCAACTCATAAGACAACTCATGAGGTAGCAGCTACCTTTTTGTTAGGTAGAGAAGATGTTATTCCATCTATGTTTCGACGAATTCTTCAGAGTTTAGGGGATTCCAGCATAGATTGTCAGCAGTTATCCCTGTACCTAGAACGCCATACTCATTTGGATGAGGATGTTCATGGACCTATGGGTGAGCAGCTTCTCAGAAATCTCTGTGGGGATGATGATGAAAAATGGAAACAAAGCACCTTTGCTGCACAACAAGCTTTGTTAGCTCGCATTTCTCTTTGGGATGGATTGGTTTTGCAATTGAGGCAAGGCAGGCACTCTACGCCAACTCTAACGAGAAAACCTATGACCTTCGTGTCTAATCTCCCAGAGGGGAAAAACTGGTGGCAAGGAACAAGCGCACAGGGGTCTATCAACATTCCCGACTCCATTCATACCTGGTAA